A region of Malaciobacter marinus DNA encodes the following proteins:
- a CDS encoding SPL family radical SAM protein, producing the protein MEKSIMSYVEKFNTNIEKTNYKNLDEKTKEFIKNIALKYQFSFQELKQLIDFSIDFKMWHEAEIYKIFKDEYANKKQAFNHIRKIWEDLKSKANSYEKFSKDLYKDDIRKFSFTKFESNKAALGSCPVASANTRCCNLLTLDAVQSCGFDCSYCSIQSFYNQDKIGFDKNFKENLANLKLDPNETYHIGTGQSSDSLMWGNKEGILDALFDFARKNPNVILEFKTKSNNIKYFLENDVPANIICTWSLNTPTIIENEEHLAASLEKRINAAKKVSQKGVLVGFHFHPIVHYDNYLKEYEEVYKTLIETFDSKKVALVSFGTLTFIKPVVNKIRSRNFKSKILQMPMSEANGKQSYPLKIKKEMFKHAYDSFKPWHKDVYFYLCMEDETLWKDVFGYEYSSNNQMEDFMKMSYMNKIKQNSPSHNFSFSSGSLNF; encoded by the coding sequence ATGGAAAAGTCTATTATGAGTTATGTTGAAAAATTTAATACAAATATAGAGAAAACAAATTATAAAAATTTAGATGAGAAAACAAAAGAGTTTATAAAAAATATTGCTTTAAAGTATCAATTTTCTTTTCAGGAACTAAAGCAGTTAATCGATTTTTCAATTGATTTTAAAATGTGGCACGAAGCTGAAATCTATAAGATTTTTAAAGATGAGTATGCAAATAAAAAACAAGCTTTTAATCACATAAGAAAAATATGGGAAGATTTAAAATCAAAAGCAAACTCATATGAAAAGTTTTCAAAAGATTTATATAAAGACGATATTAGAAAATTTAGTTTTACAAAATTTGAAAGTAATAAAGCAGCTCTTGGTTCTTGTCCTGTTGCAAGTGCTAATACAAGATGTTGCAATCTTTTAACATTAGATGCAGTTCAATCGTGTGGTTTTGACTGTTCTTATTGTTCTATTCAATCATTTTATAATCAAGATAAAATAGGTTTTGATAAAAACTTTAAAGAGAATTTAGCAAACTTAAAACTTGATCCAAATGAAACATATCATATTGGAACTGGTCAGAGTTCTGATTCACTTATGTGGGGAAATAAAGAGGGTATTTTGGATGCACTTTTTGATTTTGCAAGAAAAAATCCAAATGTTATACTTGAATTTAAAACTAAATCAAACAATATAAAATACTTTTTAGAAAATGATGTTCCAGCAAATATAATTTGTACATGGTCTTTAAATACTCCTACAATAATAGAGAATGAAGAGCATTTAGCAGCAAGTTTAGAAAAAAGAATAAATGCAGCAAAAAAAGTAAGCCAAAAAGGTGTATTAGTTGGTTTTCATTTTCATCCAATAGTTCATTATGATAATTATTTAAAAGAGTATGAGGAAGTTTACAAAACACTTATTGAAACTTTTGATTCTAAAAAAGTTGCACTTGTATCTTTTGGTACTTTAACTTTCATAAAACCAGTTGTAAATAAAATAAGAAGTAGAAACTTCAAATCAAAAATACTTCAAATGCCAATGAGTGAGGCAAATGGAAAACAGTCTTATCCCTTAAAGATTAAAAAAGAGATGTTCAAACATGCATATGATAGCTTTAAACCTTGGCATAAAGATGTATACTTTTATCTTTGTATGGAAGATGAGACTCTTTGGAAAGATGTTTTTGGATATGAATACTCAAGCAATAATCAAATGGAAGATTTTATGAAGATGAGTTATATGAATAAAATCAAACAAAACTCACCTTCTCATAATTTTTCTTTTTCAAGTGGTAGTCTAAACTTTTAG
- a CDS encoding LysE family translocator, translated as MEVLNYLPQIIAVSTIAIFMAISPGVDFVMVTRNTLLHGKKSGLYSALGISAAIWIHLLYCIAGLAIIISNSIILFSIIKYLAAAYLIYIGYKNLKSNSKLDLNIEGTKKEISNFKSFKIGFFTNVLNPKTTIFFLSIFTQFVDVHTPILVQLIYGIIISIAHFIWFSLVSLFLSHPVILNRFKSYKTKIEKAIGVILIALGIKVASSNI; from the coding sequence ATGGAAGTTTTAAACTATTTGCCACAAATTATTGCAGTTTCTACAATTGCAATATTTATGGCTATTAGTCCTGGTGTTGATTTTGTTATGGTAACAAGAAATACTTTATTACATGGAAAAAAATCTGGTCTTTATTCTGCATTAGGAATTAGTGCAGCTATTTGGATTCACTTGTTATATTGTATTGCAGGACTTGCGATTATTATTTCAAATTCAATAATTTTATTTTCTATAATAAAATATCTTGCTGCTGCATATCTTATTTATATTGGATATAAAAATTTAAAGTCAAACTCAAAATTAGATTTAAATATTGAAGGTACAAAAAAAGAGATATCAAATTTCAAATCATTTAAAATTGGCTTTTTTACAAATGTATTAAATCCAAAAACAACTATATTTTTTCTTAGTATATTTACTCAATTTGTTGATGTACATACACCTATTTTAGTTCAACTTATTTATGGAATTATAATTAGTATAGCTCATTTTATATGGTTTAGTTTAGTATCTTTATTTTTAAGTCATCCTGTAATTTTAAATAGATTTAAATCTTACAAAACTAAAATAGAAAAAGCAATAGGTGTTATACTTATAGCATTAGGAATAAAAGTAGCTTCATCTAATATTTAA
- the trmD gene encoding tRNA (guanosine(37)-N1)-methyltransferase TrmD → MKFTYVTLFPNLIEPYFYDSILKRAVESKLLNYEFYNPRDFTKNKHNKVDKQMVGGGAGMLMTPQPLFDCLDEIKRKNKDAYIIFPLAAAKPFRQNDAKRLAKKKNIVFVSGRYEGIDERVCEKYANEVFSIGEFVLTGGELPSLVMSDAISRNLDNVLGNAQSLDYESYEDNLLEAPSFTKPEIFQNLSVIKEFLKGNHSKISDLKFQMSICKTKYYRPNKEKR, encoded by the coding sequence TTGAAGTTTACTTATGTAACACTATTTCCAAACTTAATTGAACCATATTTTTATGACTCTATTTTAAAAAGAGCAGTTGAATCAAAACTTTTAAATTATGAATTTTATAATCCTCGAGATTTTACAAAAAATAAACATAATAAAGTTGATAAACAAATGGTTGGAGGAGGAGCAGGGATGCTTATGACTCCCCAACCACTTTTTGATTGTCTTGATGAAATTAAAAGGAAAAATAAAGATGCATACATTATTTTTCCTTTAGCTGCTGCTAAGCCTTTTAGACAAAATGATGCAAAAAGATTGGCAAAGAAAAAAAATATTGTTTTTGTAAGTGGAAGATATGAAGGAATTGATGAAAGAGTTTGTGAAAAGTATGCAAATGAAGTTTTTTCTATAGGAGAATTTGTCTTAACAGGTGGAGAATTGCCATCATTGGTTATGAGTGATGCAATTTCACGAAATTTAGATAATGTGCTTGGAAATGCCCAATCTTTAGACTATGAAAGTTATGAAGATAATCTTTTAGAAGCACCTTCATTTACAAAACCTGAAATTTTCCAAAATTTAAGTGTTATTAAAGAATTTTTAAAGGGAAATCATAGTAAAATTTCCGACTTAAAATTCCAGATGTCAATTTGTAAAACAAAATATTATAGACCCAATAAGGAAAAGAGATGA
- a CDS encoding threonine/serine ThrE exporter family protein yields the protein MNNTNELTYEYQTKITQAIIRAAVLMLEYGAESKLIEQTTKRMGKAFGVKSVEISLIPSAIVLTTLTKNNQSVTTTRQAHHKPINMSIVYDVQKLCIDLEKNKTDAKRTILLLKQIQTNYYNRWLVIVMIGLSCASFAYLRGADLGAFIVTFFASGIAMFIRQELAKRKFILIISFATTAFFATLIASLSSYVSSTVSIALSASVLLLVPGFPFINSFLDAVKGYLSMGWGRWMQATLLTLATSMGIIFAMAILDIKGW from the coding sequence ATGAACAATACAAATGAATTAACTTATGAATATCAAACAAAAATAACTCAAGCAATAATAAGAGCAGCTGTTTTAATGCTTGAGTATGGGGCAGAAAGTAAACTTATAGAACAAACAACAAAAAGAATGGGAAAAGCTTTTGGTGTAAAATCTGTTGAAATATCACTTATTCCCTCAGCTATTGTATTAACTACATTAACAAAAAACAATCAATCAGTAACAACTACAAGACAAGCTCATCATAAACCTATAAATATGTCTATTGTTTATGATGTTCAAAAATTATGTATTGATTTAGAAAAAAATAAAACAGATGCAAAAAGAACTATCCTGTTATTAAAACAAATACAAACAAACTACTATAATAGATGGCTTGTAATAGTTATGATTGGACTTTCATGTGCTTCCTTTGCATATTTAAGAGGTGCAGATTTGGGAGCATTTATTGTAACTTTTTTTGCTTCGGGTATTGCTATGTTTATAAGACAAGAACTTGCGAAAAGAAAATTTATTTTAATTATTTCTTTTGCAACAACAGCATTTTTTGCAACATTAATAGCTAGTTTATCAAGTTATGTAAGCTCAACTGTAAGTATTGCTCTATCAGCAAGTGTTTTATTATTGGTTCCTGGATTTCCTTTTATTAATTCATTTTTAGATGCTGTAAAAGGATATTTGAGTATGGGTTGGGGACGATGGATGCAAGCAACACTTCTTACACTTGCAACAAGCATGGGAATTATCTTTGCTATGGCTATTTTAGATATAAAAGGTTGGTAA
- a CDS encoding SDR family oxidoreductase, protein MQAIVTGYSSGIGKAISEILEENSYKVIKLKSRLDDTKALEKEVREIVKKDDLNVLINCAGLGVFKPHEEISIDKIQELIGVNLTAPIILSNLCLRSLKKTKGHIINISSIEALRHSKFSALYTATKAGLRNFSLALFEELRRADVKVTNINPDLTKTNFFDEFNFEPSDNKNAYLNPNDIAKAVLEVLQFSGVISELTLRPQRLEIKKK, encoded by the coding sequence ATGCAAGCAATAGTTACAGGTTATAGCTCAGGTATTGGAAAAGCAATAAGTGAAATACTTGAAGAAAACTCTTACAAAGTCATAAAATTAAAAAGTAGATTAGATGATACAAAAGCTTTGGAAAAAGAAGTAAGAGAAATAGTAAAAAAAGATGATTTAAATGTACTTATAAATTGTGCAGGACTTGGGGTTTTTAAACCCCATGAAGAGATAAGTATTGATAAAATTCAAGAGTTAATAGGTGTAAATTTAACAGCACCTATTATACTTAGTAATTTATGTCTTAGAAGTCTAAAGAAAACAAAAGGACATATTATAAATATCTCTTCAATTGAAGCTTTAAGACACTCTAAATTTTCAGCTTTATACACAGCAACAAAAGCAGGACTTAGAAACTTTTCACTTGCACTTTTTGAAGAACTTAGGCGTGCTGATGTAAAAGTAACAAATATAAATCCTGATTTAACAAAAACAAATTTTTTTGATGAGTTTAATTTTGAACCAAGTGATAATAAAAATGCTTATCTTAATCCAAATGATATTGCAAAAGCAGTTTTAGAAGTATTGCAATTTTCAGGAGTTATTTCTGAATTAACACTAAGACCTCAAAGACTTGAAATAAAGAAAAAATAA
- the rplS gene encoding 50S ribosomal protein L19 has product MKNRYIASFEAAQVESKEIPQFRAGDNVRLGVEIKEGEKKRVQTYEGVVIARHGEGPSATFTVRKIGANSVGVERIFPLYSESIKTFEVTRRGRVRRAKLHYLRGLKGKAARIKELKK; this is encoded by the coding sequence ATGAAAAATAGATATATTGCTAGCTTTGAAGCAGCTCAAGTAGAGTCAAAAGAGATCCCTCAATTTAGAGCAGGAGATAATGTAAGACTTGGTGTTGAAATTAAAGAAGGTGAGAAAAAGAGAGTTCAAACTTACGAAGGTGTTGTAATTGCTAGACATGGTGAAGGTCCATCAGCTACATTTACAGTAAGAAAAATTGGAGCTAACTCTGTTGGTGTTGAAAGAATTTTCCCACTATATTCAGAGTCAATTAAAACTTTTGAAGTAACAAGAAGAGGTAGAGTAAGAAGAGCTAAACTTCACTACTTAAGAGGATTAAAAGGTAAAGCTGCAAGAATTAAAGAGCTTAAAAAGTAA
- a CDS encoding threonine/serine exporter family protein codes for MENIIIKYILDAVFAAIPAVGFAMVFNVPKFALKFCALGGAIVYTLRTIFLDFGIYIEISTFLATLLFGTLAVYWSRKYIVPRPIYTVAAIIPLIPGTYAFNTIITLVEMNSHGVTPEHIALFIEDGLKAISILGAISFGLALPSLYFIRYNRPII; via the coding sequence ATGGAAAATATTATAATCAAATATATTTTAGATGCAGTATTTGCAGCAATACCAGCAGTTGGCTTTGCAATGGTTTTTAATGTTCCTAAATTTGCTTTAAAATTTTGTGCTTTAGGTGGAGCAATTGTATATACTTTAAGAACTATTTTTTTAGATTTTGGTATATATATAGAAATATCTACATTCCTAGCAACACTTTTATTTGGTACTCTTGCTGTTTATTGGTCAAGAAAATATATAGTACCAAGACCTATTTATACAGTTGCTGCTATTATTCCATTGATACCTGGAACATACGCTTTTAATACAATTATTACATTAGTTGAGATGAATTCTCATGGGGTGACACCTGAACATATTGCTTTATTTATTGAAGATGGATTAAAAGCTATATCAATTTTAGGAGCTATTAGTTTTGGACTTGCTTTACCATCACTTTATTTTATAAGATACAATAGACCAATTATTTAA
- a CDS encoding nucleoside phosphorylase produces MNRKKTLVHSALLCECQTLINYFKLKQDKSCSAFKLYYNHQIVIIVSGIGKENTINALDFVFERFEISKAINIGIAGCKDKNIKIGTLFCTNQKLQDIPNTTLTTVDKPLNDINKLKTTLVDMEAFYFEEVSNKYCEKIYILKVVSDYLDINIPKKSFIIKIIQESFTQWKSLL; encoded by the coding sequence ATGAACAGAAAAAAAACTTTAGTTCATAGTGCACTTCTTTGTGAGTGCCAAACCTTAATTAACTACTTTAAACTTAAACAAGATAAATCTTGTAGTGCATTTAAACTTTATTATAACCATCAAATTGTCATTATCGTATCTGGAATAGGAAAAGAAAACACAATAAATGCGCTTGATTTTGTTTTTGAAAGATTTGAAATCAGTAAAGCTATAAATATTGGAATTGCTGGTTGCAAAGATAAGAATATCAAAATTGGAACACTATTTTGTACAAATCAAAAACTTCAAGATATCCCAAATACTACACTAACTACAGTTGATAAACCACTTAATGATATAAATAAACTAAAAACTACTTTAGTTGATATGGAAGCATTTTATTTTGAAGAAGTATCTAATAAATATTGTGAAAAAATATATATATTAAAAGTCGTATCAGATTATCTTGATATAAATATCCCTAAAAAATCATTTATTATAAAAATAATACAAGAAAGTTTTACACAATGGAAAAGTCTATTATGA
- a CDS encoding EAL domain-containing protein, which translates to MKNNLITNKALIFRILIIILLFSIISLFLSTIYIKRAALTTLAEDDAKKTSELIFETMYVRMQEGWAKKDLVKILNRMEHIRHNLEVNSYRSKDVEKIMGVIKEDKEKVNSDPLIKKAMEGEKQFVVEDNGSIRYLYPIKVSKECITCHHNAKVGDVNGVLDIKYPPNEIKISLDMMIYYFLIFFIFFIFLYFYIFYKIINKKIIEPVVNFTEEIKKVSKDTSFTKRAHIKTKTAEIYSLQNRFNKLLDTITYYYNQLLTNLYTDSLTKIPNLAKLQEDIKLYNNHSLIVVSLDSFKTINSFYGVKVGDFIMNEVAKLLVKTSKKTGSVYRLHSDEFAILSNGSVSISFCEDLIKTISKKVFKYNDIDINIQATIGLAKDSKSRSLEKAILAVRTAKKEKRNIEVFNNELTLKDEYKNHIKLTSILKESLEKDQLIPFYQALENTKTKKIDKYEALARIVKDDEIITPDKFLEISKSSKQYPKITEAMIKKSFEYFKDKKDLSFSINLSMDDIKNEKTTSYLFEMIDKYNINERLTIELLESEELNHFEIINKFIKKLKKYNIQIAIDDFGSGYSNFAYIIKLDIDYLKIDSSLIENIHIDKQALKIVKSIISFAKELEIKLVAEKVHNKEIYNILTNLKVDYLQGYYIGKPQEII; encoded by the coding sequence ATGAAAAATAACTTAATCACTAACAAAGCTCTTATATTTAGAATTTTAATAATAATTTTACTTTTTAGCATAATTTCTTTATTTTTATCCACAATATATATTAAAAGAGCAGCACTTACAACTTTAGCAGAGGATGATGCAAAAAAAACAAGTGAACTTATTTTTGAAACAATGTATGTAAGAATGCAAGAGGGGTGGGCAAAAAAGGATTTAGTAAAAATTCTAAATAGAATGGAGCATATTAGACACAATCTTGAAGTAAATTCATATAGAAGTAAAGATGTAGAAAAAATAATGGGTGTTATAAAAGAAGATAAAGAAAAAGTAAATAGTGATCCACTTATCAAAAAAGCCATGGAAGGAGAAAAACAGTTTGTAGTAGAAGATAATGGAAGTATTAGATATTTATATCCAATAAAAGTATCTAAAGAATGTATTACTTGTCATCATAATGCAAAAGTTGGAGATGTAAATGGAGTATTAGATATAAAATATCCTCCAAATGAGATAAAAATATCTCTTGATATGATGATTTATTATTTTCTAATATTTTTCATATTCTTTATATTCTTATATTTTTATATTTTTTATAAAATCATTAATAAAAAGATTATTGAACCTGTTGTAAATTTTACAGAAGAGATAAAAAAAGTTTCAAAAGATACAAGCTTTACAAAAAGAGCTCATATAAAAACTAAAACAGCAGAAATATACTCTTTACAAAATAGATTTAATAAATTACTTGATACTATTACATATTATTACAATCAATTATTAACTAATTTATATACAGATTCACTAACAAAAATACCAAATCTAGCCAAATTACAAGAAGATATAAAACTTTATAATAATCATAGTTTAATAGTTGTTTCACTTGATTCATTTAAAACAATAAATAGTTTTTATGGGGTTAAAGTAGGTGATTTTATTATGAATGAAGTTGCAAAATTACTTGTAAAAACTTCTAAAAAAACAGGTAGTGTTTATAGACTTCATAGTGATGAATTTGCAATTTTATCTAATGGTTCAGTTAGCATAAGTTTTTGTGAAGACCTTATTAAAACTATAAGTAAAAAAGTATTTAAATACAACGATATAGATATAAATATTCAAGCAACAATAGGACTTGCTAAAGATTCAAAATCAAGAAGCTTAGAAAAAGCAATTTTAGCAGTTAGAACTGCTAAAAAAGAGAAAAGAAATATAGAAGTTTTTAATAATGAATTGACTCTAAAAGATGAATATAAAAATCATATTAAATTAACTTCTATTTTAAAAGAATCATTAGAAAAAGACCAATTGATTCCTTTTTATCAAGCTTTAGAAAATACAAAAACAAAAAAGATTGATAAGTATGAAGCTTTAGCTAGAATAGTAAAAGATGATGAAATAATAACTCCTGATAAATTTTTAGAGATTTCAAAAAGCAGTAAACAATATCCTAAAATAACAGAAGCAATGATAAAAAAAAGTTTTGAATATTTTAAAGATAAAAAAGATTTAAGTTTTTCTATTAACTTATCAATGGATGATATTAAAAATGAAAAAACAACTTCTTATTTATTTGAAATGATTGATAAGTATAATATCAACGAAAGATTAACTATTGAATTACTTGAAAGTGAAGAATTAAACCACTTTGAGATTATAAATAAGTTTATAAAAAAATTAAAAAAATATAATATTCAAATTGCTATTGATGATTTTGGTTCTGGGTATTCAAATTTTGCGTATATCATAAAATTAGATATTGATTATTTAAAAATTGATAGTTCATTAATTGAAAATATTCATATAGATAAACAAGCTTTAAAAATTGTAAAAAGTATCATAAGCTTCGCAAAAGAGTTAGAAATTAAATTAGTTGCAGAAAAAGTCCATAATAAAGAGATTTATAATATTCTTACAAATTTAAAAGTTGACTATTTGCAAGGATATTATATAGGTAAACCACAAGAGATTATTTAG
- a CDS encoding type III pantothenate kinase, protein MILCDIGNTTFHFLINGKEKKYFLNEKLPSFNQRVYYISVNDSGTKNLKYSNDDVIDLENHLEFKTKYKGMGLDRKIACIANKDAIIVDAGSAITVDIMKKGKHKGGFILPGFKAIKDLYPNTSHKLQFDFNPKVNLDKIPLCTQDAISYAILKSIIQPIKNIRNKQQIIFTGGDGEFLSKYFKNSIYKKDLIFENMKRIIDANNCIA, encoded by the coding sequence TTGATTTTATGTGATATAGGAAATACTACATTTCATTTTTTAATAAATGGAAAAGAGAAAAAGTATTTTTTAAATGAAAAGTTACCAAGTTTTAATCAAAGAGTATATTATATATCTGTAAATGATAGTGGCACAAAAAATTTAAAATATTCAAATGATGATGTTATTGATTTAGAAAACCATTTAGAGTTTAAAACAAAATATAAAGGTATGGGACTTGATAGAAAAATTGCATGTATTGCAAATAAAGATGCAATAATAGTAGATGCAGGAAGTGCAATAACTGTTGATATTATGAAAAAAGGCAAACATAAAGGTGGTTTTATTCTTCCTGGATTTAAAGCTATTAAAGATTTGTATCCAAATACTTCTCATAAATTACAGTTTGATTTTAATCCAAAGGTAAATTTAGATAAAATCCCACTTTGTACACAAGATGCGATATCATACGCAATCTTAAAATCAATCATACAACCAATAAAAAATATTAGAAACAAACAACAAATCATTTTTACAGGTGGAGATGGAGAATTTTTAAGTAAATATTTTAAAAATAGTATCTATAAAAAAGATTTGATTTTTGAAAATATGAAAAGGATAATTGATGCTAACAATTGCATTGCCTAA
- a CDS encoding DedA family protein — MLEPIVNYVVETVGSLGYLGIFIMMFLESSFFPFPSEVVMIPAGYLVYKGEMNIFIAIFAGIAGSLAGALFNYFLAVKYGRAFLIRYGKYFFISEQTIQKVEDFFKEHGHISTFSGRLIPAIRQYISFPAGLAKMNLLTFSFYTTLGAGIWVIILVYLGYFIGGNEALIKEYLHYIIVSILVLLAILIYFYIKKRKCKQ; from the coding sequence TTGTTAGAACCTATTGTAAATTATGTTGTTGAAACTGTGGGCTCATTGGGATATTTGGGGATATTTATTATGATGTTTTTAGAAAGTTCATTTTTTCCTTTTCCAAGTGAAGTTGTGATGATTCCTGCTGGATATTTAGTGTATAAAGGTGAAATGAATATCTTTATAGCTATTTTTGCAGGAATTGCTGGAAGTTTAGCAGGGGCCTTATTTAACTACTTTTTAGCAGTAAAATATGGAAGAGCATTTTTGATTAGATATGGGAAGTACTTTTTTATAAGCGAACAAACTATTCAAAAAGTCGAAGATTTTTTTAAAGAACATGGACACATATCAACTTTTAGTGGAAGATTAATTCCAGCAATTAGACAATATATCTCTTTTCCAGCAGGTTTAGCAAAAATGAACCTATTAACATTTAGTTTTTATACAACTTTAGGTGCAGGTATTTGGGTTATAATACTTGTATATTTGGGCTATTTTATTGGTGGTAATGAAGCTTTAATTAAAGAGTATTTACACTATATAATAGTATCAATTTTAGTTTTATTAGCTATTTTGATTTATTTTTATATAAAGAAAAGAAAATGCAAGCAATAG
- a CDS encoding ATP-binding protein yields the protein MIDWEKSFAAIYRAKTDSLKPVKYLDDTTFDDLVGIENQKQQIIENTTRFLKGLPSNNVLLWGARGTGKSSIIKALLNKYKNKDLRVIEISRDDLDELVYISDAIREEPYKFIIFCDDLSFEGTEKAYKGLKPILEGSIEAPASNIKIYATSNRRHIVAEYQGDNEGTKVSNNGEIHYSDSVEEKISLSDRFGLSIGFYNGTQQDYLKVINNYFKDYKGDINELHKKALQFAQSRSSKSPRTAKQFYNSFIQSK from the coding sequence ATAATTGATTGGGAAAAAAGTTTTGCAGCAATATATAGAGCAAAAACAGACAGTTTAAAACCTGTGAAATATTTAGATGATACGACATTTGATGATTTAGTTGGAATAGAGAATCAAAAACAACAAATTATTGAAAATACAACTAGATTTTTAAAAGGCTTGCCCTCAAATAATGTTTTACTTTGGGGTGCTAGAGGAACTGGTAAATCTTCAATTATAAAAGCTTTATTAAACAAATATAAGAATAAAGATTTAAGAGTTATAGAAATTAGTAGAGATGATTTGGATGAGTTAGTATATATTTCTGATGCAATTAGAGAAGAGCCTTACAAGTTTATAATATTTTGTGATGATTTATCTTTTGAGGGTACAGAAAAAGCATATAAAGGTTTAAAACCTATTTTAGAAGGTTCTATTGAAGCTCCTGCTTCAAATATAAAGATATATGCCACATCAAATAGAAGACATATAGTAGCTGAATATCAAGGTGATAATGAGGGTACAAAAGTATCTAATAATGGAGAGATTCATTATAGTGATAGTGTAGAAGAAAAAATATCTTTAAGTGATAGATTTGGACTTAGTATAGGTTTTTATAATGGAACACAACAAGATTACTTAAAAGTAATTAATAACTATTTTAAAGATTACAAAGGCGATATAAACGAGCTTCATAAAAAAGCATTACAATTTGCACAAAGTAGGTCAAGTAAAAGCCCTAGAACTGCAAAACAGTTCTATAATAGTTTTATCCAATCTAAATAA
- the hisG gene encoding ATP phosphoribosyltransferase, which yields MLTIALPKGRIAQETLEKFEKAFDDKFIFEDRKLILEKGNFRFLNVRNQDVPTYVMHGAADLGVVGLDVLEEKEYDLIKLLNLNLGKCKLAFGLRKGEELDFSKSEIKVATKHEKIAKKYFEQKAMAVEIIKLYGSIELAPIVGLSDCIVDIVETGTTMKQNGLEVGPTIMESSAHLIANKNAFYAKKQAILELKERLEKVL from the coding sequence ATGCTAACAATTGCATTGCCTAAAGGAAGAATTGCACAAGAGACTTTAGAAAAGTTTGAAAAAGCTTTTGATGACAAGTTTATATTTGAAGATAGAAAGTTAATACTAGAAAAAGGTAATTTTAGATTTTTAAATGTTAGAAATCAAGATGTACCTACTTATGTTATGCATGGAGCTGCTGATTTAGGTGTAGTAGGGCTTGATGTTTTAGAAGAGAAAGAGTATGACTTAATAAAACTATTAAATTTAAATCTTGGAAAATGTAAGCTTGCTTTTGGATTAAGAAAAGGTGAAGAGTTAGATTTTTCAAAAAGTGAAATTAAAGTTGCAACTAAGCATGAAAAAATTGCAAAGAAATATTTTGAACAAAAAGCAATGGCAGTTGAAATTATTAAACTATATGGTTCAATCGAACTTGCACCTATTGTAGGACTTAGTGATTGTATAGTTGATATTGTAGAAACAGGAACTACAATGAAACAAAATGGATTAGAAGTAGGGCCTACTATTATGGAAAGTAGCGCACACTTAATTGCAAATAAAAATGCATTTTATGCAAAAAAACAAGCTATTTTAGAATTAAAAGAAAGATTAGAAAAAGTACTATAA